Proteins encoded together in one Acidobacteriota bacterium window:
- a CDS encoding HlyD family efflux transporter periplasmic adaptor subunit: MIAGDDLRRWLPRLGIVTFFLLAWGGWFACGEIRVYEVATEARLESAAEVHPVDAPLGGRIVAVHARLGEAVAAGDPLFDLEAEDAEFELTEAKTRLEALERQLASIAEESDLVARLLDLERAAGQERLRAAGLQQEVETIVGRVAESEHQRARRLHEEGLLSDLDRQRYRGEVEKSRARSEAESADLEALQTSIRGQQTELEARAAHLEHERVTVQGEAAELAAHLEHLQHEIAERRVVAPVAGRVARLAEVQVGAVVATGERLADVLPDGAIRAVAWFPPSALGRLAPGQSAWLRLDAYPWTDFGAVEATVERVADEPNDGRLRAELALAPSPPRGVSPRHGLTATAEVAVETVTPARWVLRAAGGTLDRPVPSGG; encoded by the coding sequence TTGATCGCCGGTGACGATCTCCGGCGCTGGCTGCCGCGTCTCGGAATCGTCACCTTCTTCCTGCTCGCCTGGGGCGGCTGGTTCGCCTGCGGCGAGATCCGGGTGTACGAGGTCGCCACCGAAGCTCGCCTCGAGAGCGCCGCCGAAGTCCATCCCGTCGACGCTCCCCTCGGTGGCCGGATCGTGGCGGTCCACGCTCGTCTCGGTGAGGCGGTTGCCGCCGGCGACCCGCTGTTCGATCTCGAAGCGGAAGACGCCGAGTTCGAGCTCACCGAGGCCAAGACCCGTCTCGAGGCGCTCGAGCGCCAGCTCGCCTCGATCGCGGAGGAGTCCGATCTGGTGGCGAGACTCTTGGATCTCGAGCGCGCCGCCGGTCAAGAACGGCTGCGGGCCGCGGGCTTGCAGCAAGAGGTCGAAACGATCGTCGGGCGGGTGGCGGAATCGGAGCATCAGCGGGCTCGACGGCTGCACGAAGAGGGCCTGTTGTCCGACCTCGATCGGCAGCGCTACCGCGGCGAGGTCGAGAAGAGCCGCGCTCGCTCCGAAGCCGAAAGCGCCGATCTCGAAGCCCTCCAGACCTCGATCCGCGGCCAGCAGACGGAGCTCGAAGCCCGTGCCGCCCACCTCGAGCATGAGCGGGTCACGGTGCAGGGGGAGGCCGCGGAGCTGGCTGCCCACCTCGAGCATTTGCAGCATGAGATCGCCGAGCGGAGAGTGGTGGCTCCCGTCGCTGGGCGAGTGGCGCGCCTTGCCGAGGTGCAGGTCGGAGCGGTGGTGGCGACCGGCGAGCGGCTGGCCGACGTGCTGCCCGACGGAGCGATCCGCGCCGTCGCCTGGTTTCCGCCCTCAGCGCTCGGTCGGCTCGCTCCGGGGCAGTCCGCCTGGCTGCGCCTCGACGCCTATCCCTGGACCGACTTCGGTGCCGTCGAAGCCACCGTCGAGCGGGTTGCCGACGAGCCGAACGATGGCCGACTGCGCGCCGAGCTGGCTCTCGCGCCGTCGCCCCCCCGTGGCGTTTCGCCGCGACACGGTCTGACCGCGACGGCCGAGGTCGCCGTCGAGACGGTGACTCCGGCGCGCTGGGTGCTGCGCGCCGCCGGCGGAACCCTCGACCGGCCGGTGCCCAGCGGCGGCTGA
- a CDS encoding SRPBCC domain-containing protein, with product MKTREHCHSESFATSPKKLFQLLHTPSAICEWWGAAQAIVMPETEGLWVAIWGASQDKPDYTTAADIRVFEPPRRMELENYRYRAKEGNLPFEAEFITRFEVEPEADGARLTVTQEGFPAGPEADEYFAACERGWSETFEGIRRYLGSASVD from the coding sequence ATGAAGACCCGAGAGCATTGCCACTCTGAGAGTTTCGCGACCTCCCCCAAGAAGCTGTTCCAGCTCTTGCACACTCCGAGCGCCATCTGCGAATGGTGGGGCGCAGCGCAAGCGATCGTCATGCCTGAAACGGAGGGCCTGTGGGTCGCGATTTGGGGCGCATCCCAGGACAAGCCGGACTACACCACGGCCGCCGACATTCGAGTCTTCGAGCCTCCCCGCCGCATGGAGCTGGAGAACTACCGTTATCGCGCCAAGGAAGGGAACCTGCCGTTCGAGGCGGAGTTCATCACTCGCTTCGAAGTCGAGCCCGAGGCGGACGGCGCCCGTCTGACGGTCACCCAAGAGGGCTTTCCGGCTGGCCCCGAGGCGGACGAGTACTTCGCCGCCTGCGAGCGGGGTTGGAGCGAAACCTTTGAAGGGATCCGCCGCTACCTGGGCTCGGCCAGCGTGGACTGA
- a CDS encoding ATP-binding cassette domain-containing protein, protein MNAPKRRFLIPETVQSSAMDCGPAVLCSLLAGFGIEAAYGRLREACQTGIDGTSIAAIEELATASGLEAEQVMVPAEDLLIPSAQALPAVVVVLAGGVTHFVVLWRRHGSRLQVMDPATGRRWPSARRFLDDVYVHQHEVAAADWRQWSEGPEATAIVRSRLSRLGAEAAADRIQESARAVPGWLGLAALDAATRLCDSLSSAGAIRRGPEATRLVERLAVEAAAADRPEKIVPARFWSVRPATVTESPASATALTLRGAVLVRALGRRQTADSPTIPSLPGVGPRLGDSVAPRSEPGPMRRLLGFLRQGGRRSLMALGAAAAVASLLAACEALLLNGLLRIADQLGGTGQLPGALAVLLAFAAALALLELTVALGARDLGRGLEARLRVAFLEKIPRLGERWFRSRLPSDLAERAHSAVWLRTFPAAVLGILGAGCELAVTALALGWLFPGTAPLAVLAAVLAVAVPLALQPFLGERELRMRHHGAALARLQLDALLGLLAVRSHGAEPLVRRQHDEILEHWQEAGTSQLRGALAAMVVQSLVGYGMAAALVGLHVADHGIGGGALLLAYWALKLPELGGEIAAGLEQIPSHRSVAVRMLEPLGAPDYESETGAEVHAVSRGSQGVAISLHGVSVTGAGGPVLEGLDLEIGAGRRVAVLGPSGAGKSTLLGLLLGLQTPAEGETRIDGELLDAVVLARLRAATAWVDPGVRLWNRPLLDNLRYGAESRAAPLADLLSAAELVGVLEELPEGLATRLGEGGGLVSGGEGQRVRFGRALGRPAARLVLLDEPFRGLDRAQRTRLLQNAREWWPRATLICATHDAASVRDFDQMVILDGGRIVEAGEPAKLAVDSGSRYGRLLEKEAAAWADPDWRRLHLVDGCISASPVEAER, encoded by the coding sequence ATGAATGCGCCGAAGCGTCGTTTTCTGATTCCGGAAACGGTGCAGTCTTCGGCGATGGACTGCGGTCCCGCGGTTCTCTGCTCGCTGCTTGCCGGCTTCGGAATCGAGGCCGCCTACGGGCGCCTGCGGGAGGCCTGTCAGACCGGCATCGACGGCACTTCCATCGCGGCCATCGAAGAGCTTGCGACGGCCTCCGGACTGGAGGCGGAGCAGGTCATGGTGCCGGCCGAAGACCTGCTGATCCCTTCGGCCCAGGCCCTACCGGCGGTGGTGGTCGTGCTCGCCGGAGGAGTCACTCACTTCGTCGTCCTTTGGCGGCGCCACGGCTCGCGCCTCCAAGTGATGGACCCAGCGACCGGCCGCCGCTGGCCGTCGGCCCGCCGTTTTCTCGACGACGTCTACGTTCACCAGCACGAAGTGGCGGCGGCCGACTGGCGGCAGTGGTCGGAAGGGCCCGAGGCGACGGCGATCGTGCGCTCACGGTTGAGCCGCCTGGGCGCGGAAGCCGCCGCCGACAGGATTCAAGAGTCGGCTCGGGCGGTTCCGGGCTGGCTCGGCCTGGCGGCCCTGGATGCGGCGACTCGCCTGTGCGACAGCCTGAGCTCGGCCGGCGCCATCCGGCGCGGCCCGGAGGCGACCCGTCTGGTGGAACGCCTGGCGGTCGAGGCGGCCGCCGCCGACCGGCCGGAGAAGATCGTTCCTGCGCGCTTTTGGTCGGTCCGGCCGGCGACAGTGACCGAATCGCCGGCGTCCGCGACCGCTCTGACGCTGCGCGGTGCCGTCCTGGTGCGGGCTCTCGGCCGGAGGCAGACGGCCGACTCGCCGACGATTCCTTCACTACCCGGAGTCGGTCCTCGGCTCGGCGACTCGGTGGCGCCAAGAAGCGAGCCGGGGCCGATGCGGCGGCTGCTCGGATTCCTGCGCCAGGGCGGACGACGCAGCCTGATGGCGCTGGGTGCGGCCGCGGCGGTGGCTTCCCTCCTCGCCGCCTGCGAGGCTCTGCTGCTCAACGGCCTGCTCCGCATCGCAGATCAGCTCGGCGGAACCGGCCAGCTGCCGGGGGCGCTGGCTGTCTTGCTCGCCTTCGCCGCCGCGCTGGCGCTTCTCGAGCTCACCGTCGCCCTTGGTGCCCGCGATCTCGGTCGCGGCCTCGAAGCGCGCCTGCGAGTGGCCTTTCTGGAGAAGATTCCACGCCTCGGCGAGCGCTGGTTTCGCAGCCGGTTGCCGTCCGATCTCGCCGAACGGGCCCACAGCGCCGTGTGGTTGCGCACGTTCCCTGCGGCCGTTCTGGGCATTCTCGGCGCCGGCTGCGAGCTGGCCGTCACCGCCCTCGCCCTCGGTTGGCTGTTCCCCGGAACCGCTCCCCTGGCGGTCCTCGCCGCCGTCCTCGCCGTTGCCGTGCCCCTGGCGCTCCAGCCCTTCCTCGGCGAGCGCGAGCTGCGCATGCGACATCACGGCGCGGCCCTGGCTCGCCTCCAGCTCGATGCACTGCTCGGTCTGCTGGCGGTTCGCTCCCATGGCGCCGAGCCGCTGGTGCGGCGCCAGCACGACGAGATTCTGGAGCATTGGCAGGAAGCCGGAACCAGCCAGCTTCGCGGTGCCCTGGCGGCGATGGTGGTGCAGTCGTTGGTGGGTTACGGGATGGCGGCGGCGCTGGTCGGGCTGCACGTCGCGGACCACGGAATCGGGGGAGGTGCCCTCTTGCTCGCCTACTGGGCGCTCAAGCTTCCCGAGCTCGGCGGCGAGATCGCCGCCGGCCTCGAGCAGATTCCGTCCCATCGCAGCGTGGCGGTGCGAATGCTGGAGCCCCTCGGAGCGCCGGACTACGAGTCCGAGACCGGGGCCGAGGTCCACGCCGTCTCACGAGGATCCCAAGGCGTTGCCATCTCGCTGCACGGCGTATCCGTGACGGGGGCGGGTGGTCCCGTTCTCGAAGGTCTCGACCTCGAGATCGGAGCCGGTCGCCGGGTGGCGGTTCTGGGTCCGTCGGGCGCTGGAAAATCGACCCTGCTCGGGCTTCTCCTGGGTTTGCAAACGCCCGCCGAAGGCGAAACTCGAATCGACGGCGAGCTTCTCGATGCCGTGGTTCTGGCGCGCCTACGGGCCGCCACCGCCTGGGTCGACCCGGGGGTGCGGTTGTGGAATCGTCCGCTGCTCGACAACTTGCGCTACGGCGCAGAATCGCGGGCGGCGCCGCTGGCTGACCTGCTCTCCGCCGCCGAGTTGGTGGGAGTCCTCGAAGAGCTGCCCGAAGGCCTCGCCACGCGCCTCGGGGAGGGCGGCGGCTTGGTCTCCGGCGGTGAAGGGCAGCGGGTGCGCTTTGGTCGCGCCCTCGGACGGCCGGCGGCCCGTCTGGTGCTGCTCGACGAGCCCTTTCGCGGTCTCGACCGCGCGCAGCGCACCCGCCTACTCCAGAACGCTCGCGAATGGTGGCCCCGCGCCACCTTGATCTGCGCCACCCACGATGCCGCTTCGGTGCGGGACTTCGACCAGATGGTGATTCTCGACGGCGGCCGCATTGTCGAAGCCGGCGAGCCGGCCAAGCTGGCGGTCGATTCCGGCTCCCGCTACGGACGCCTGCTCGAGAAAGAAGCCGCTGCCTGGGCCGATCCGGATTGGCGACGACTGCATCTCGTCGACGGATGTATTTCCGCAAGCCCAGTGGAGGCGGAGCGATGA
- a CDS encoding isoprenylcysteine carboxylmethyltransferase family protein, whose protein sequence is MKETRDWRPLLSLLDYSILRYIALPTLAAGGLGWVTRSWSDTAFFLLIIAGEILTRGATAGYKQVGEMSLEDNFRALTRVLIVLIAVIDRTSGPAADYPAYISVLGIALAVGGILIQRQAAAAFRRVDTPMFVTAAPTVLVRDGIFRYLRHPGYVGLVMVTVGAVLILRSLVAAGIALVVYGIWLGIRIRREEAWLREIFGAEYDAYAAQTRRFIPFILTLLIVVGIPR, encoded by the coding sequence ATGAAAGAAACCCGGGACTGGCGACCATTACTCTCGCTGCTCGATTACTCGATCCTCCGCTATATCGCCCTTCCGACGCTGGCGGCAGGTGGCCTGGGGTGGGTGACGAGAAGCTGGAGCGACACCGCCTTCTTCTTGCTCATCATCGCGGGTGAGATCCTCACCAGAGGAGCCACCGCCGGCTACAAGCAAGTGGGTGAGATGTCGCTGGAGGACAACTTCAGGGCGCTGACGCGGGTGCTGATCGTGTTGATTGCGGTGATCGATCGGACCTCCGGTCCGGCGGCCGACTACCCCGCCTACATCAGCGTCCTCGGCATCGCTCTCGCGGTCGGTGGAATTCTGATCCAACGCCAAGCCGCCGCCGCTTTCCGGCGGGTCGACACGCCGATGTTCGTCACCGCCGCGCCAACGGTTCTGGTTCGTGACGGAATCTTCCGCTACCTGCGACACCCGGGGTACGTCGGTCTCGTGATGGTGACCGTCGGGGCCGTCTTGATTCTGCGCAGCCTGGTGGCCGCCGGCATCGCGTTGGTCGTCTACGGCATCTGGCTCGGGATTCGAATCCGTCGGGAAGAAGCCTGGCTGCGCGAGATTTTCGGCGCCGAGTACGACGCTTACGCGGCTCAGACTCGCCGCTTTATCCCGTTCATCTTGACACTCCTGATCGTGGTCGGAATCCCACGGTAA
- a CDS encoding ABC transporter ATP-binding protein, producing MTLEGALAWPEERLTAAIPALARAAGLAGDRSAHGEGGGEAEGNTETNPAAIAASAQRAGVEAWPVSASYRDVDHLLSGVEPLLLRSTGNDRWLAILGGGARVRLVSADGSIVRLPARRLAAVLRAPLEDEGAHEVEALLERAGVPARRRPRAGRALLSERLRGEPCVEGWSLRLPPGARTSSQLRRAGLFGRLGRLAIAHAASWVLLITSWAVLGRGVLEGRLDPGWLVAWALLLVTLIPLQAVALWSEGTAALGAGALLKHRLLAGSLRLDPEEIRDQGAGELLGKVMEAERVEDLALGGGFTAMLAIVEIALAAGVLALGAGGALHALLLVGWLFALGVAGWRLYLERRGWAEERVGMTDHLVERLLGQRTRLVQESREHWHDAEDAELESYLQRSRRLDRLMPRIQIFATRGWLLAALLALAPALLSGGTSAASVAIALGGILLAARGLQGVAGGLSSLTAAAVAWRQVASLYGAATRREPEGSPEIDSVAEAETRDADAVVLTAQGIDFRYPGRGRRTLDACGLELRSGDRVLLSGDSGSGKSTLISLLAALRRPQAGVMLLRGADLHAWGAIAWHRRVAAAPQFHDNHLFAAPLAFNLLLGRNWPPSPEDLAVAGEICDELGLGELITRMPAGLMQPIGESGWRLSHGEASRVYLARVLLQEPDIVLLDESFAALDPASLETALGCARRRANTLLIATHD from the coding sequence ATGACGCTCGAGGGCGCCCTGGCCTGGCCGGAGGAACGCTTGACCGCGGCGATTCCGGCCCTCGCCCGCGCCGCCGGTTTGGCCGGCGACCGCTCGGCCCACGGCGAGGGTGGAGGGGAGGCGGAAGGGAACACCGAGACCAACCCCGCGGCCATCGCCGCCTCGGCCCAGCGGGCGGGAGTCGAGGCCTGGCCGGTTTCGGCTTCCTATCGGGATGTCGACCATCTGCTGTCCGGCGTCGAGCCGTTGCTACTTCGGTCGACCGGGAACGACCGCTGGCTGGCGATACTCGGGGGCGGGGCGCGAGTCCGTCTGGTCAGCGCCGACGGCTCGATCGTCCGACTGCCGGCGCGGCGCTTGGCCGCCGTCTTGCGCGCTCCCCTCGAAGACGAGGGCGCTCACGAGGTCGAGGCTCTTCTCGAACGCGCCGGAGTTCCGGCCCGACGCCGGCCTCGCGCCGGCCGCGCCCTGCTCAGCGAGCGCCTCCGCGGTGAGCCTTGTGTCGAGGGCTGGTCGCTGCGCTTGCCGCCTGGGGCCCGCACCTCGAGTCAGCTTCGCCGCGCCGGCTTGTTCGGCCGCCTCGGTCGCCTGGCCATTGCCCACGCCGCCTCCTGGGTCTTGTTGATCACTTCCTGGGCTGTGCTCGGTCGCGGCGTTCTCGAGGGCCGTCTCGATCCCGGTTGGCTGGTTGCCTGGGCCCTTCTTCTCGTCACCTTGATTCCTCTGCAGGCGGTGGCTTTGTGGTCCGAGGGGACGGCGGCCCTCGGCGCCGGTGCTCTGCTCAAACATCGTCTGCTGGCGGGCTCCCTGCGGCTCGACCCGGAAGAGATCCGCGACCAAGGTGCCGGCGAGCTGCTCGGGAAGGTGATGGAGGCCGAGCGGGTCGAAGATCTGGCCCTTGGTGGCGGCTTCACCGCGATGCTGGCCATCGTCGAGATCGCTCTCGCCGCCGGCGTGCTCGCCCTGGGGGCCGGCGGTGCATTGCATGCCCTATTGCTCGTCGGCTGGCTCTTCGCCCTCGGCGTGGCCGGCTGGCGGCTCTACCTCGAACGGCGGGGCTGGGCCGAAGAGAGGGTCGGCATGACCGACCATCTGGTCGAACGCCTGCTCGGCCAGCGGACCCGACTGGTCCAGGAGTCCCGAGAGCACTGGCACGACGCCGAGGACGCCGAGCTGGAGAGCTATCTGCAGCGCTCGCGGCGCCTCGACAGACTGATGCCGCGCATCCAGATCTTCGCCACCCGCGGCTGGCTCCTCGCCGCCTTGCTCGCCCTGGCACCGGCGCTCCTCTCCGGTGGCACCTCGGCCGCCTCCGTGGCGATCGCCTTGGGAGGAATCCTGCTCGCCGCGCGCGGACTTCAGGGCGTGGCCGGTGGCCTTTCGAGCCTGACCGCGGCCGCCGTCGCATGGCGTCAGGTGGCGAGCCTCTACGGCGCCGCGACGCGCCGAGAACCGGAGGGTTCCCCCGAGATCGACTCCGTTGCCGAAGCCGAAACCCGAGATGCCGACGCCGTGGTGCTGACCGCCCAGGGCATCGACTTTCGCTACCCCGGCCGTGGTCGCCGAACCCTCGACGCCTGCGGCCTCGAGCTCCGGTCCGGCGATCGCGTTCTCCTCTCCGGCGACTCCGGCAGCGGCAAGTCCACCCTGATCTCCCTGCTGGCGGCCCTGCGGCGGCCGCAGGCGGGGGTCATGCTGCTGCGCGGCGCCGATCTGCACGCTTGGGGCGCCATCGCTTGGCACCGCCGAGTGGCGGCGGCACCGCAATTCCACGACAATCATCTCTTCGCCGCCCCGCTGGCTTTCAACCTCCTCCTCGGGCGCAACTGGCCGCCGAGCCCAGAGGATCTCGCCGTCGCCGGCGAGATCTGCGACGAGCTCGGCCTCGGTGAGCTCATCACCCGCATGCCCGCCGGCCTCATGCAGCCCATCGGCGAGAGCGGCTGGCGCCTCTCCCACGGCGAAGCCAGCCGCGTCTACCTCGCCCGGGTGCTGCTCCAAGAGCCCGACATCGTCCTCCTCGACGAGAGCTTCGCCGCCCTCGACCCCGCCAGCCTAGAAACCGCCCTCGGCTGCGCCCGCCGCCGAGCCAACACCCTTCTCATCGCCACCCACGATTGA
- a CDS encoding DUF429 domain-containing protein: MSSMRSHTGPVALLGIDCAVSRTNLGAAVGVFTQGRLRCSGFVEPVPSAMAAWLREQRAAGRPVLVALDAPLGWPEDLGASLASHSAGEELPGERNLLFRRETDRWVRARIGKQSLDVGADRIARTAHASLELLTALRQEADEALPMIWSPEALSTGGSIEVYPAATLRAWSFPNAGYKGASEVGRSKRREILACMTGAGVDVPEALRQEALASDHRLDALICLLAGHDFLAGLCSPPENLPQAQKEGWMWVREPTSSNVP; this comes from the coding sequence ATGAGCTCGATGCGATCACACACCGGCCCGGTGGCGCTGTTGGGAATCGACTGTGCCGTCAGCCGCACCAATCTCGGCGCGGCGGTGGGCGTGTTCACCCAGGGACGGCTGCGGTGCTCGGGTTTCGTCGAGCCGGTGCCGTCGGCGATGGCGGCGTGGCTGCGTGAGCAGCGCGCCGCGGGCCGACCGGTGCTGGTCGCCCTCGACGCTCCCCTGGGCTGGCCGGAAGACCTCGGCGCCTCGCTGGCGTCGCACTCGGCCGGCGAGGAGTTGCCGGGGGAGCGCAACCTGCTGTTCCGACGCGAGACGGATCGCTGGGTGAGGGCCCGGATCGGCAAGCAATCGCTGGACGTCGGGGCCGATCGCATCGCCCGCACGGCCCATGCCTCCCTCGAGCTGCTGACCGCCCTGCGGCAAGAAGCGGACGAAGCCCTGCCTATGATCTGGAGCCCCGAGGCGCTCTCGACCGGCGGCAGTATCGAGGTCTATCCCGCCGCAACGCTGCGGGCTTGGAGCTTTCCGAACGCCGGCTACAAGGGAGCTTCTGAAGTCGGCCGGAGCAAACGACGGGAAATCCTCGCCTGCATGACCGGCGCGGGGGTCGACGTGCCCGAGGCGCTACGCCAGGAAGCGCTGGCGAGCGATCATCGGCTCGATGCTCTGATCTGCCTGCTCGCCGGCCACGACTTCCTGGCCGGCCTCTGCTCGCCTCCGGAGAACCTTCCCCAGGCGCAGAAGGAGGGATGGATGTGGGTGCGCGAGCCGACATCCTCCAACGTGCCATGA